The DNA region AGATCGGATTCTGACAAGTTTTTACAGAATAGAAGACGGCCGTCGAGAAACCGGCCACGAAAGCGACTTCGGCATCCATGTCCCCGTTGATCTAGACGACCACACCTCCTTTGTAATCAACCCCGATGTGCAATCCTCCCCCGTCCGTCAACCCCCCGACTTCGACGAGCCAGACTTTGCCCCATTGGAAGATGCCCGAAGTGACAGCTacgacggtggtgatggtatGGACAACCACAACTTTGACGACTTCGGAGACCTCCCAGATGTGGAAATGGACGACGAAGAACCTGACAATACCCTCAACGAAACAACCCGCATGACCGCTGGCAACGTAACAGAAACAGAAGTTTTGACCCATGCTCAAAGAGCCGAACTACgcgctgctgcggcggcaaGAAAAAAGCGcatcaacatctccaagcaCGGGATCCAATACCCTTCCCTTCCAGCGGGTGTGGTTAAACGGCTGGCGCAAAACTTCGCCAAGACGAGCGGAGCCAAGGGGAGGATCACCCCAGACGCCATGAACGCCATCATGCAGGCTTCCGAGTGGTTCTTTGAGCAGCTGGGGGAGGATCTGGAGGCGTATTCCAAGCATGCTGGGCGGAATACTATTAATGAGAGTGATGTCATTACCCTGATGAGAAGGTACGTCTATTCTTTTGTTCTTATTGTACAATCTATGTGTATGTGACGGGGTATCTTTGTATATCAAAAATGTTTTTGCTTGTACatgtgttttcttttttttttttttttttttttttttttggttgctGACAAGGCTCCTCTCTTAGGCAGCGTCAAATCAACCCACAGACTACGCCTTTTGCTCTTGCGTCACGGCATTTACCACGAGAGTTATTACAGGATCTTCGGATGCCACCGCCTGTCCTATCCAAAAAGCGTCGCAAAGCAAGCGAAGGGGCAGTTCCGGctggcgaagaagatgaatCCGTGACGTGAGAGGCCTGTATGCCGCCATTGGACCTTGTGAGATTGTTGTTTTACCAGTTCTTGTTCATGCGAACACGACGGGTGATATCCTTTGGTGGCTTCTTGACTACCAGCCAGAACATTATCGATGTGGCCAGAGAGAGGCCATACCTGAGGATATTGTTAGATAAAAGTGCTCATAACGCATTCGAGCACACTGAGGAGGCCGCGTCGCCAAGGCAGTTACGCATAAACTGACCGCCGCGGCATCGAAAGACAGGAGAGGAGCTATATACATACCAGGTGAAGATGTACTGCGCATGGTTGTTGCGCAGGTTGACCTCGGCAGGTCGCCCGATGGGTACACCCTTTTGTTCATACTCCAGAGTAGTGAAATAGTCAGGGTCTGTAAACACACACATATCAGAGTTAGCAAAACCATAGCTAGCTCACCAACCCAATATATCCCAGATCAAGACTTAAACCTACTCATAGTCTGCTCAACCCAGACAGGCTGACTCCCAGTCAACTCAGCCATCTGCTTCACATCAGGGAAGTAAAACTCCCCCTTATCCGGCCTGTTCTCAGGGGTGAACATATTCTTCTTCCACggctccctcaacaacccctccaccgtcaccTCCCCGGTGGGTAACCCCTCGGGTCTCAGTTTCTGGTCCTGATGTTTTTTGGAAATCCACCCTCGGTTCACGAGAATAGTAGCACCAGGATCGTCCTTTCGTTCCAGGGGGGTAACGACAATGTATCCTTGCTCGCCGTCGCGCATGCGAGGGCCGATGAGCATTTCCTGATCGTGTCGGTAGTGGCCCGTCACAAGAACGCGGCGGAAGTCAAAGTCGGAGATTGCCGAGGGGTCGAtgcggggtgggagggggagagggggcggACAATGCGGTCCTCGCATTTGGCGATCAGGTCTGTCTTCCAGGAGAGGCGCTTCACTTGCCAGGTGCCGAGGAAGAATGCCGTTATGGGGATGATGGCTAGGATGATGAGGCCGGGGCCGTGGCGTTTTCCTGTGCGGACGAGCTCGGGGGGGTTGTCGATTATGGATTGGAAGCCGGGGTCGTCGGCCGGTTGGCGACGGGGGTCAccatggcggcggggaggggaggtggtgaactttcttggtgttgatggcttGAGTGTAGAGGTGGGTTGAGGCCATTgtggacgggggaggggggtccTTGATCTTTGAAGGGACCGGAGCAGGGTGGGAAGTATCCTTCCCGACGTCATTGTCATCCCTGATATATGCCCCCTTACTTTGAAGCAAAAAAGGGGATTTCCAGAAGTGGGATGTTTATTGAGATGGGATTTTTCGTTTCCAGTTTTCCCCAGACCACTGGCCGGCAGAGAGAAACGGATTCGCGCGTCATAATTCGGGGAAGCTTAGGACCCCGTTTCTGTGACTTGATTGGCTGCCCTGTTTGGAGCAGCTGGGTGCCCCGCAAGCAGCGTAATCTTACAGGGGGTGGGTAGTCTGGGACCGATGTGGCTTGCCGCTGTCGTGGACAACGTGAACACATGAGCCAGCCATTCATCAATTCTATCCCTTTTGTAAAACGGTGAACCTGTCATCAATTCTATTAGGAACTTGCTCCAGGTTTTGCTTTCAAACGTGTTTTCGGTGAAGATCTGCGGTTTACAGTATCTCATCTTGCCTCGACTGTCTTGTACATTCGTCTCTGGAGCCCTCACGCCATCCAATCGACACGTTGACACTGCCCCATCGGCTAACAACATATCGCGGGGGTTGCTGTTTACAATGGCTTTCTTTCAGGGCTCTCTCCAGGAGGGGATCGGCGCGGCGTTGCAGCAGTCCAGGTCTGTTGTCTGTTTTGTAACCGGTATGTCATTGGTGTTATTCCAGATCTGGTCTCAAGTTGCTGACCTTATCATAGATGAGCAAGATGAAAGTCAAACATGGGAGAATGAGTATCtcaaggaagaagaggtgtGTTTTGGCGAACAATGCTTTTGGAAGCTCGTTTACTGACCGGACACATATCAGATCGTGGAATTGTTGAAGTCCACTTCTGTGACACTTCGTTTGGTGGCCGGATCACAAGAGGAAGGCTTCCTCGCTCAGCTCTACCCATTGCCCAAGAAACCAACACTAGTGGTAATCAAGTAAGTGTTGGGTGCTGAGCGTACATTGAGGCATTCCTAACCAGGCTATCAGAAGCGGACAACTCAAAGAGTACATTGCTGCCGGTGTGCCCAAGGAACTATTCATAGAAAGACTTCGCAAGGCCCTCGCTCCGGTTgaagctcctccaccaccgccaacccagcCCGAGCCCGTTGCTTCCCCAAACGTTCCACCAGCAGCCCCCGTCGCGACTACCGCTTCCCAACCCGTCACAGCTTCACAACCAGCTCCCATCACAGAgtccaacaccagcagctcaGGCCAAGCAACCCCGCCCACCTCCAACGAACAATCCCACGCCCAATCCCTAGCAGCCCAAACCGCGGCCAGAATAGAACGCATGAAGaaggccgaagccgaagccaaAAAACGccgcgaagaagaagccaaacgCCGCCGCGAAGAGAAGGGCAAAGCTATCGAAGACCCAACCAAACCTCCCACCGCTCACAACGCCTACGCCGAagccctcaagaagaagcaaaaggaaGCCAGGGAAGAACGCCAGCGAATCCTCAAACAAATCGAGGACGACAAAGCCGAGAGAAAAGCCCGCCAGCAAGCTCTCGAAGCCGAGAGGAAAGCCGCGGCGGAGGCTTCCACAGTCCCTCTTGCCCCCGCCAGCCAGCTTCTCCCGAGAACGAACAGAGTCTCTTCCCACGCCGCGATCCAAGTCAGGCTATTCGACGGGTCTACCCTCCGCAGCCGGTTCTCTAGCACGGATACTTTGAAAGATGTTCGGCAGTTTGTGACAGAAAATCGAAAAGACGGGAAAGAACccttcaacttcaagatTTTGCTCACGCCGCTGCCTAGTAAGACGGTCGATGtgacagaggaggagaagacgttgcaggagctggagctgacACCCTCGGCAACATTGATTTTGCTCCCGGTGCCAAAGTACTCGTCTGCTTACTCTCGCAGTAGTGGTAGCTCGGCCGCTTCGACGACTTCGgcaggggaaagggggggtatCTTCCAGCGGTTCATCGGATTCATTCTGTTCGTTGCCAGTTTGATAGGCGGCTTTTTCTCGACGCTGTTTAGTACTTCTGGTCctgtgggtggtgagcagGAGTCGGATGGGGATGACACGCCTAGGCAGCAGAGTCCGAATCGTGGGGGACGACAAGGGCAAGCAACAGGAGGTGATCGTCGTATAGGCGGGCTGGAGagtgtgaggaggaggggtgagcAGCAGTTTTATAACGGGAATTCGGTAAGTTGACTTTGACATGCAAACTTCAAGGGAGAATACGTTTACCAACATAGATCACAGACGAACTTTGAACCGAGACCGGATGATGAAGAGTAGGAGTTTGATATTTTGTTTTGGCAACTAATAGGATTTCGACTTGGTTTAATGGTGTCCAGGGGTAGGGGGGATTTAGGTAGTTGATCAGTTCAACCGAATGGattcttgctgctgttttTCTGCTCAACCTCAAGAAAAGTGCAAAAATCCAAATCACAGGGGTATTaatttgttgttgttgtccaagACAGGCTGATGTTTGCGCTGCCGAGTGGTAGTTGGTTATAATGTACAAGTGAGTTGTGAGGTGACTGGCTCTCGCATGTGGATTGTCAAACTTGTTGTAAAGACAAGTCTTCCACCTTGAACGCTACCGCACCATCTCACAAACCTCAAcaatcctccccttcaaagCTTGTAACGATCGTAGTTTTTCAACCATCAAAgcccctctctctcatccCTTGACTCCCAgcaccaagaccaaaaaCTTAGTACTGAGAAGCAGCCTGCTGGCAAGCCTTAAGCTGCTCGAGGTACCACCCGCAGATCTGCATGTTCCCCTGGTTGTCGTCCATGCACTTTGTGAACTGGGTCGTCGCGCCCTTGCAGTTGTCGCCCCAGGTCTGATTTTGCTGGCTGGCGGCCGAGTTGGCCTGGTCGACGGGgtcggcagcggcagcggaggagccgccgccgaagagggaggagatgccGCCTCCGATTACGTGGCCTACGGAAGAGCCGATGGCGACACCACTGACATACTGTTAGTATCACGGATGTCAaacgaggggagggggaagagggggagcaTACGCAGCAGTAGAAGCCATCTGCGCCATCAGCCCTGGGCCCTGAGAGGTAGGGGCACCAGCGGTGGGAGCAGCGGCATTAGGGGCGCCAGTTTGGGGACCGGCGTAGGTGGTTGCTGGGCgggtttgctgctgctgggttggggcGGGGGCAGAGCGAGCGGGAACGGTAGGGCGCGCGGGGGCGCGAGCGGGACCACGGGATTGGCGAGGCATTTTGGTTTTtggtttggaagggggggtgatCCAACGAGTGAACGTGTATGCGtggtttgtggtgttgaggtggtgaggtttgaggttgggaggtGTTGTCGGCGGGAAAAGAAATAGCGGCAGTTCGGATCGTCGGTATAAAGTCTAGATGAACGCGCCGGGCGGCCACGAGGACGGTATGGGATTTTGCCATTGGCCACTCAGAGGCGGCGCTGAGCCTAGAAGCCAATAGAATGTTAAGGATTTGTTGGTCCCTGCCGGTGGCGgggcaaagaagaaggccgggggttagggtttagATAGCTGTGCTGGTATGACGGAGGATTAAAAGAGAGAAATATGATTTGAATGCACGTATTTGGTCTTGGTCAAGACCTGATATGTAGTCTACTACGGCCGTCCACACCCCTAATCCCTCCGCCAACTTGAAGCTTCAATGCTCCATCTCTTAACCAAATAATCAGAATGGACGCGCAGCTAACCCAACTTCCGTGGATTGCCGTTGGGTATCTTGTGTTGTGTGACTTGAGCGGGTGTGAGGCTCCAGAAATTGCCTCGCTATGCCTCATGACCCAAGTTTTTCACAATGAGACTCACGCTGAGGCTGTGTCACCTCGATGCTCATGGTCCGCCGTAGAAGTGCTTGGGGGCAAGCTCTGATTTTGCTGTCCACTTGGACTTAGCAgtatgttgatgttgaacccCTTGGGGAGCATttatttcttcttcttggatcCATCACGCTTCGGCCGTTTGGCAATCTTGTTCCCAGCTTCTTCAGGACGAACTTCTGATGTTGAGTCCTCTGCAGGCCGCTTCTTTTCCGCAGCGGCCGTGGCGGCTTTGGCTTCGGCCTTCGCTTTTTCTTTGGCAATCAGCTCCGTCAGCTTGTTCTTGATGTCCTTGTTGTCGGCCTATGAAGCGTGTTAGTCATGGTCGGTGCTTAATAGTAGTGGACATGAAAACGCCGAGCATACCAAATCATTCCTGACAAAGCGAGCCACCGCCTCGGTGTTGACCGTGTTTTCACGCTCTTCTGGGGGTGACTCGAGTTTCTGGATCTTCTCAAAGTACTGCCTGACACGGGTTAACTCTGCGAAAACGGGGTGGCTTTTTGCATCAGCTCCATTTAGGCGCAACGACGCTGAAGTGAATGTCAGTCAGTGACCGGTGAAGTCTCAAGTATGGTAGGTGTATCTTACAAAATATGAGTGATTCAATCGCATAGCACACCAAGACATAAAGCTTGGCCTTGTCGAGAAGTGGCATCTTGGACGAAACATCGCCGACATCACTCAAAAGTGGTTGAAGTACTTCTTGGAGTGTGTTGAGGTCCAGCTCCAGCTGTTCCAACTCTGGTGTCAGGTCGCTGACGTCCATCGTGGATGCGATTCGGGTGAGCTTAACACGAAAACTACTAATGTCTGTCTGTAACAGATCGAGACTTGAGCTCAATAAGTTGCCGAGTGTGGTTTGATGAAAGAAGTCGTCGAAGTTAGATGTACCGTCTGTTTTTGCTGAGAGGCGTTGTTTGAAGGTGATCCACACTGCAAAAATATCGACAGGGGTGTTTGTTCTCGGCCCAAGCTGCTGGGAGTTGGCGTGGGGAAGGCTAAACGGCGTGCCTGGCATCGCTTATCTTATCAGCGCCTTTATGCACTGCAGTCTGCAGCTGAAACCAGCGTGGGGCACAGCTCGATAAGCCGCTGGCCGCTCATCCAGGAGATCCAACAGCGCAGTCAACCATCTGATAAATCCATTCAGAAATGATGATATCATGTATCAAAAGCtaccttcttcctctcgtAACTTTGATATTTTCACACGGCGTGATTATACAGAATTAAACTTGGTTTGGCTTATTCACATTCCAGAGGTTACACACACTCTTTCTAGGTCTTTTTCTTACCACACTCTCACTGTTCCACGAGCCAGCACGCTGAAGGACACTCAAACTTCAATTCCCAGCGACAACCTGGAGCGTATGTTGTCATCTCCAGATCGACAAACCCCCCCTTCTGAAAAGTCACCTGCTCGGATCATTCAACTTCAATAGAGCACATTTACAGGCAACTCCCTAACGAAACTCCTCAACATGGGCGACCGCCGGCGCCCGGGTGCCACGACCGGTGCCGGGTCCGCAGCCGGAGTTCACATTCAAATCCAGGAGCCCCCTGAACGGCGGCCCTTGCTCCCTCATCGCGCCACCTTCCCGCACCGGACCGACGAGCAGGTCTTCAGTTGCTTCAGCTATAACACAAGCACTCACAAGCACCTTCCCGTTTATAACAACATTCATCGAATCAGACGCGACATCATCTCAGTAGTGGAAGACTATCTCAGTCTCGATCAGCTCCGTGATGTGCGCATCAACATCAGCGTTATCCGGCCTTTGGTGGACAAGCTCTACGAACAGGACGATATCTCCATCGTCTACTGTTTATTGGTCAACAGAGCCCAGTTTCTGAACGAACAGAAACATCTCAGCAACAGACAAAATGTCAACTCAACACGCGCCATGCTGTGCGAGCTCATTGCCACCCGTATTCTCAGACGGTTCAATGAGGACAATGACGGGCCAGATAACCTGCTTGTTCTGGCGCACATCTTGATTGCTGGGTTTGAGCCATTTCAAAATGCCCCCGAAGAGATCAGGAGGGAGGTGCAGGCTAGTACAGCATGGCATAAGACACTTCCGGCTTTGGAAGTGGCTATCCTAAGCGAGGCCAGAATATTTCTTGCCAGTACTAGTTGCCAAAAAGTGTCAGTCTCTCCCATCTGTCAAGGTCGGAGAAACTGTGCTGACTGATATCAGGGTTGATGCCATCTATGACGGCCGCGTGATTTACACGCCTTCGAGTTACATGGACTTGATTGCAGACAGATACAAACAGCGGCCTATCTCCCTGTACAATCCCCGAGAAGCGCCATTACTGAACCAGTATCGTCTTTTGGTTCCACGGACCAGAAATTACCTCGAGATTATGCAGTTCTTTATTTTGTTGGCGTTATACGTCGTGTTTATGGCCGAGAGAGATCCTACACAGTTCAGCAAGCTCGAGATCTGTTTTACGGTGTACGCCATGGGATGGGTTCTGGATCAGTTTGCCACCTTACTAGAGCACGGATGGTATGTCTAGACCGAGTCTATTGCTGCTTTGTCAGTGTCCTGGCTGACAGTCTAATCCAGGCACGTATACGCCCAAAATCTTTGGTCGTTTCTCGACGTCGGTTTTGCCTTCATTTACTGGATCTACGTGTTCCTCCGCATATATGGCTGGAAGACTGGAAATGCCGAAGCTGATCAGCAAGCTCTTGACGTCCTTGCCATGGGGGCACCGGTCCTTGTGCCGCGGTTGGCGTTCAACCTTCTCTCTGACAATATTGTATTCTTATGTCTACGGTCCATGATGTCTGACTTTGCGCTGGTGACTGCGTTGGCCATTTGGTGCTTTTTCGGGTTCTTACTGTCGCTTATGTGGCTCGGAAACGACGCATACTCGCCTTTGTAAGCAACTACATACCTAGATCCCAACCTGCCGCTAACTAACCATTCTCCAGTGTCATCAGCAAGTGGATGATATACATCTGGTTTGGACTGGACGGATCAGGGATCCATCACTCGGTTTGTTGTCTTCGTCTTGGCCAGTTGTCACGGTACTAACAACAGACCAGATTGAGTTTCACAAGATATTGGGACCAGCTCTTATGGTAGCTTTCGCTTTCTTGggcaacaccctcttcctcaccatcctcgtaTCGATGCTCTCGACCACATTTGgcaccatcgtcaccaacgcCCCAGCCGAGATTCAGTTCCGCCGGGCCGTACTTACCCTTGAGGGTGTCAAAGGCGATGCCATTTTCGCCTATCAACCACCATTTAACCTCATCGCCATCTTTATCCTCGTACCCCTGAAATTCCTTGCCTCGCCGAGATGGTTCCACAAAATTCATGTCGCGAGTGTCCGTctgctcaacctccccctcctcctgttcatcgccgtcgccgagCGTAGAGCACTCTGGCCCGGTACCCCAGGAGGTCCACCTACCCAACTCACATCTTTCGTCAAAGCCCAAAAGAAATCCGGGCTTCACTTCTGGGAAAGATGGAGAATCACCTCCCATAGCGATATCTCGACTGTGTTCGAAGTACCACCACCGGAGTCGGTCCTCGAACAAATAACCACCGATGACGACCTAACGCGGCACTTGATCCGGAGGCAGTTCGCCAGAGGAAACAGCCACATAGACTCAGTGGCATCAGAAGCGAGGAAGCAAGCTGCCcagacggcggcggcaacgaCGGCTGTGGCAACGGCTGCGGGAGGTGCGGCGCCGGGAGGCCCCAAACCTTTGAGCAGACGTGATAGCATCGCGCCGTTTCCTGGGTTGAGAGCAGAGCTTCAGGAGGTGCTTAGTGAGAGTGATGAAATGAGCAATATTACCGCGAGgttggaggcgttggaggagagcaCGCAGAGGATagaggagttgttggagaggttaGTTGGTGTGAAGCAGGGGAAGAGCCCGAGGATAGAgcaagaggatgatggtgtttcAGAAGCGGGATCGCCGTCTGGGTCGAGGAAGGAGTCGGTTGCGGTTTCGTCAGAGCATGATCCTGGCGAGAGTCCATGGATATAAAAGTACTACCCATTGCGTGTTGAAAGACTTATGGAAGCATGGCGTTGGAGCTATGGGAATATGCTTATGTATTGGCTGGTAGATTAGAGGCTTGGTGGCAGCGTTGTCTTTAGGGTTAGTCTATCATATCAAGTTGAGTGAATAACTTGTCCGATTCATCTGATCCTCTGCCATTTACATTTCCATTTTGTCtaagcaggaggagcaaacAGGCAACAACTGCATCCCAAGACTATTGCCTGTGTCACAACGCGCTTCTGACACTTCTCAGTTGCCGACTGACATACTCCTCTCTTTTACACTCATGACATCTGGCCAAGCAGCCCACAACTCAAAACTATATCACTTGTCCTCTTTACAGCAGTGTACAGCtaccaccctcgccacacATTGACAAAACACTGAGAAAGAAAATGTGCCAAACAGGCCACTATAAAGACttccactaccaccaccgctgggCAGTCGTCACGGTCTCTTGCCACCCAGGCTACGGCTTCGACAACTACCCCTATCTGTTCAATAGATAGGCAAAGCCATATCCGCAGATAGTAGTGGCGCAGGGGCATCTATATCCCACCTGGTAGGTTTTCCCTACAACGAGGAACAGTTAGGAAGTATGAGGTAATTTGCTGACGATATCGTGGGTGAAATTAGCGACCTTAGGGGACAGTACGATAGAAATTACACGAGAATGCTGGTGAAGAATCGGCATGGATTTCgctgggggttggggccGAGTAGGCAGGACCGAGGGAGGGATTTCACTTGTGTTATTCGTGAGATATATTGGCATCATCTAAGAGGGACAGCGGAAGGCAAAGATGATATCGGTTGATATTTTGTAcattttctcttcttcatacAGACTCGTGACATATAATAGGTAGAGCCCATCCTTGGTGCGGCCTTCTACATGTTCAAGGCACGTAGTTCAACTTTGGGAAAACCAACGACGCTATCACCAATGGCATGTCTCCTGTTTTTGCTTGCATTTGGTGAAATCTTATTGACCTGGTGCTGCTCATGTGAGAAGTATGATCAAGAAACTCATACTTGTCTCATGCTCATCACGTGCCCCACCCGCTGAAAAGTCCTTGTCAAAATTCCCGCTTGGTGCTCACTCTTTTCACACACATCAACCACTTACCAAATCCGGCCCAAAAGCGAAGCTATCCACAACTagcttcttctctttctttctcagcCAAGCACGGAAACACCAGACCGCCCCCCACGGCAATAACCCCGTACCTATCAACACACATtttacacacacaccatcaaaatgctccccaccccctccacctcccatgTCCCCTACACCCTTGTCTACGAACCAGCAGAAgactccttcctcctcctcgacaccctctcctcccccacctccctcaccttccacACCTCCCActttcccccctcatcccccacccctctAGTCCTCGAAATCGGTCCCGGCTCCGGCGTGGTCCTGGCCTTCCTCACCGCCCACGCCAACCACATCTTCTCCCGCCCCGACATCCTTACCCTCGGCATCGACATCAACTCCTTCGCCtgcgcctccaccaccaaaaccatctccctcgcctcccaaGACCACCCCACAACATCAGGGGAATTTCTCTCCGCCGTTCAAGGCGATCTCACTTCTTGCTTGAGAGGGAGACAAGTCGACGTCCTGGTCTTCAACCCCCCTTATGTTCCCACTGAAGATTTACCAGCCCTGCCTGAGAGGctgagggaaaagaaggagggcaaagtgacgtttgaggaggagtctAAACTCTTGGAGCTGTCTTATGCAGGTGGGAAAGACGGGATGGAGACGACGGATAGGGTTATCGACAATTTGGGGGATGTCCTCAGCGAGCGGGGGGTCGCCTACTTGCTGTTGTGTGCGGGGAATAAGCCCGAGGCGGTGAAGCAAAGGATTAGGGAGATGGACAatgctggggaggggagacGGTGGAAGGCAGAGACAGTAGGAACGAGTGGGCGGCAGGCGGGGTGGGAGAAGTTGCAGATTGTGAGGATATGGAGGGAGTGAGATGTTGAGGTTTGTGAAACCAGAAAATGGATGGGTTGCTCTTGAAAGCGTAATGCTGTGGATAAGAGTCGAAAAAAAATACGGGAGGTTGAATTCTTAACATATCGTCATATGCCATGATCAATATATGGCATATATGTGTTTGATCGTATGGCAAATATATATGAGTCGGAGTATCGAGGTGTCATTGTTAACGCGTCCGTCCTACCCTCGGTGAGTAAGAACACTATGAATACAGGCCGTtttgtctcctcccccatATATCAGAAAATCAAGAACGTACCCCTTGGCAGTCTTTTTGCAGTATCAAATCATCCATCCAGTAACGCCAAATTCAGAATTCCCTGCCGCTTTTCACGTCTCCGCTATGTTTTGTTGATGGTCAAAACGCAAAGAGTGCTCACGCACATATGTTGTGTGATCTCT from Podospora pseudoanserina strain CBS 124.78 chromosome 1, whole genome shotgun sequence includes:
- a CDS encoding hypothetical protein (EggNog:ENOG503NZWE; COG:B), encoding MARESRPLDATPRAASADPVSNFRRSLLQTPGSQRRPQGLSASGRKNAPPTATPHARAAFRTIDSRRAAIFTPHRARRKSVREARDSPRDLLLGLGRVLAKKTEPIVTSSSSPGDTPNHNPSDDDDSHETTIGPLHMSYDDDDEADIPKRPRLSLPIDRDDDSGSDDLVPHRSMLLDNEDNFTMQSVEMPRRAYSEGPGGRLSLNSTRMSDFFNPNDMLHSEDFGRESGMFPPINVVEEEGTFTMADIMSPERIEDGRRETGHESDFGIHVPVDLDDHTSFVINPDVQSSPVRQPPDFDEPDFAPLEDARSDSYDGGDGMDNHNFDDFGDLPDVEMDDEEPDNTLNETTRMTAGNVTETEVLTHAQRAELRAAAAARKKRINISKHGIQYPSLPAGVVKRLAQNFAKTSGAKGRITPDAMNAIMQASEWFFEQLGEDLEAYSKHAGRNTINESDVITLMRRQRQINPQTTPFALASRHLPRELLQDLRMPPPVLSKKRRKASEGAVPAGEEDESVT
- the SHY1 gene encoding surf-like protein (COG:C; EggNog:ENOG503NU6X), with translation MRGPHCPPPLPLPPRIDPSAISDFDFRRVLVTGHYRHDQEMLIGPRMRDGEQGYIVVTPLERKDDPGATILVNRGWISKKHQDQKLRPEGLPTGEVTVEGLLREPWKKNMFTPENRPDKGEFYFPDVKQMAELTGSQPVWVEQTMNPDYFTTLEYEQKGVPIGRPAEVNLRNNHAQYIFTWYGLSLATSIMFWLVVKKPPKDITRRVRMNKNW
- a CDS encoding hypothetical protein (COG:O; EggNog:ENOG503NYX2); translation: MAFFQGSLQEGIGAALQQSRSVVCFVTDEQDESQTWENEYLKEEEIVELLKSTSVTLRLVAGSQEEGFLAQLYPLPKKPTLVVIKSGQLKEYIAAGVPKELFIERLRKALAPVEAPPPPPTQPEPVASPNVPPAAPVATTASQPVTASQPAPITESNTSSSGQATPPTSNEQSHAQSLAAQTAARIERMKKAEAEAKKRREEEAKRRREEKGKAIEDPTKPPTAHNAYAEALKKKQKEAREERQRILKQIEDDKAERKARQQALEAERKAAAEASTVPLAPASQLLPRTNRVSSHAAIQVRLFDGSTLRSRFSSTDTLKDVRQFVTENRKDGKEPFNFKILLTPLPSKTVDVTEEEKTLQELELTPSATLILLPVPKYSSAYSRSSGSSAASTTSAGERGGIFQRFIGFILFVASLIGGFFSTLFSTSGPVGGEQESDGDDTPRQQSPNRGGRQGQATGGDRRIGGLESVRRRGEQQFYNGNSTNFEPRPDDEE
- a CDS encoding hypothetical protein (BUSCO:EOG09265RGS; EggNog:ENOG503P5MG; COG:S) — its product is MPRQSRGPARAPARPTVPARSAPAPTQQQQTRPATTYAGPQTGAPNAAAPTAGAPTSQGPGLMAQMASTAAGVAIGSSVGHVIGGGISSLFGGGSSAAAADPVDQANSAASQQNQTWGDNCKGATTQFTKCMDDNQGNMQICGWYLEQLKACQQAASQY
- a CDS encoding hypothetical protein (COG:L; EggNog:ENOG503P4G2) is translated as MPGTPFSLPHANSQQLGPRTNTPVDIFAVWITFKQRLSAKTDGTSNFDDFFHQTTLGNLLSSSLDLLQTDISSFRVKLTRIASTMDVSDLTPELEQLELDLNTLQEVLQPLLSDVGDVSSKMPLLDKAKLYVLVCYAIESLIFSSLRLNGADAKSHPVFAELTRVRQYFEKIQKLESPPEERENTVNTEAVARFVRNDLADNKDIKNKLTELIAKEKAKAEAKAATAAAEKKRPAEDSTSEVRPEEAGNKIAKRPKRDGSKKKK
- a CDS encoding hypothetical protein (EggNog:ENOG503NXB7; COG:S), with protein sequence MGDRRRPGATTGAGSAAGVHIQIQEPPERRPLLPHRATFPHRTDEQVFSCFSYNTSTHKHLPVYNNIHRIRRDIISVVEDYLSLDQLRDVRINISVIRPLVDKLYEQDDISIVYCLLVNRAQFLNEQKHLSNRQNVNSTRAMLCELIATRILRRFNEDNDGPDNLLVLAHILIAGFEPFQNAPEEIRREVQASTAWHKTLPALEVAILSEARIFLASTSCQKVVDAIYDGRVIYTPSSYMDLIADRYKQRPISLYNPREAPLLNQYRLLVPRTRNYLEIMQFFILLALYVVFMAERDPTQFSKLEICFTVYAMGWVLDQFATLLEHGWHVYAQNLWSFLDVGFAFIYWIYVFLRIYGWKTGNAEADQQALDVLAMGAPVLVPRLAFNLLSDNIVFLCLRSMMSDFALVTALAIWCFFGFLLSLMWLGNDAYSPFVISKWMIYIWFGLDGSGIHHSIEFHKILGPALMVAFAFLGNTLFLTILVSMLSTTFGTIVTNAPAEIQFRRAVLTLEGVKGDAIFAYQPPFNLIAIFILVPLKFLASPRWFHKIHVASVRLLNLPLLLFIAVAERRALWPGTPGGPPTQLTSFVKAQKKSGLHFWERWRITSHSDISTVFEVPPPESVLEQITTDDDLTRHLIRRQFARGNSHIDSVASEARKQAAQTAAATTAVATAAGGAAPGGPKPLSRRDSIAPFPGLRAELQEVLSESDEMSNITARLEALEESTQRIEELLERLVGVKQGKSPRIEQEDDGVSEAGSPSGSRKESVAVSSEHDPGESPWI
- the MTQ2 gene encoding S-adenosylmethionine-dependent methyltransferase (COG:J; BUSCO:EOG09264XVU; EggNog:ENOG503NUJD), coding for MLPTPSTSHVPYTLVYEPAEDSFLLLDTLSSPTSLTFHTSHFPPSSPTPLVLEIGPGSGVVLAFLTAHANHIFSRPDILTLGIDINSFACASTTKTISLASQDHPTTSGEFLSAVQGDLTSCLRGRQVDVLVFNPPYVPTEDLPALPERLREKKEGKVTFEEESKLLELSYAGGKDGMETTDRVIDNLGDVLSERGVAYLLLCAGNKPEAVKQRIREMDNAGEGRRWKAETVGTSGRQAGWEKLQIVRIWRE